One genomic segment of Paenibacillus sp. FSL H8-0332 includes these proteins:
- a CDS encoding acyl carrier protein, protein MQEQIIAMISEIKDDAQLANRLNEHSSIMEDGGLDSLQLITFLLKVEERFDIEIDFEQFDFDFLESVTTFCNYISELQKTASV, encoded by the coding sequence ATGCAAGAACAGATCATAGCGATGATAAGCGAAATCAAGGACGACGCCCAGCTGGCAAACCGCTTGAACGAACATTCCAGCATCATGGAAGACGGGGGACTCGACTCGTTACAGCTAATTACGTTCTTATTAAAGGTGGAAGAGCGTTTCGATATTGAAATCGATTTTGAACAATTCGACTTCGATTTTTTGGAGTCGGTTACAACCTTCTGCAATTATATCTCGGAGCTGCAGAAGACGGCATCTGTATGA